A single genomic interval of Rosistilla ulvae harbors:
- a CDS encoding AMP-binding protein, producing the protein MATVSSNLQQSYDRTTTEDSQFALPPRKLQYPNFPAWGLLHRAAGLMPDRDACIYYETKWQYRQLNRDAMRMAAVLKELGIRPGDRVGLLLPNVPEYIIAVNGIWRVGGIAVAISPLMVEEEVDRLLAETDCQVVISLDMLSHTLYGSHRPRKILLVSVRPQLGPLEQLGYLYMRHQRTGQWWISGSDSAAWFWDELNRAEPLFDTALCDPATDAAYILPTGGTTGQAKAVTLSHRNLVANAWQQYYWAGAQIGRERLTGVLPFFHSYGLSTTVLGGAALVATIVLHHRFNTYRTIELMQRHRPTVFHAVPAMLVAMNEQLRKRPARLDSIKWVISGGAPLPEEVAIEFAEHTGALVVEGYGLSEASPVTHVGPLNATARHGTIGLPLPDTDARIVDQETGMIDLPRGEVGELVVRGPQVMLGYWNDPVETQHAIRDGWLFTGDLARIRADGLYEIHERKKDLIITSGFNVYPREVERKLRACPGVQDAAVVGAPDAQRGEIVKAFLVMKKGAAWDVAALEAYCHQHLAAHKRPRIFERCEHDLPRNFLGKVLRRHLREGDLK; encoded by the coding sequence ATGGCTACGGTCTCTTCGAATCTGCAACAAAGCTACGATCGAACGACGACAGAGGACTCGCAGTTCGCGCTTCCACCACGGAAGCTGCAGTACCCCAACTTTCCCGCCTGGGGCTTGCTGCATCGAGCTGCGGGGCTGATGCCCGACCGCGATGCTTGCATCTATTACGAGACCAAGTGGCAATACCGCCAACTCAATCGCGACGCGATGCGGATGGCGGCGGTATTAAAGGAATTGGGGATTCGGCCGGGGGATCGCGTTGGATTGTTGTTGCCAAACGTTCCCGAGTACATCATTGCGGTCAATGGAATCTGGCGCGTCGGGGGGATCGCGGTCGCAATCAGCCCCTTGATGGTCGAAGAGGAGGTCGACCGATTGCTGGCCGAAACCGATTGCCAAGTGGTGATCAGTTTAGACATGCTCTCGCATACACTTTACGGTTCGCACCGACCACGCAAGATATTGCTTGTGTCGGTGCGTCCGCAACTCGGACCGCTGGAACAGCTTGGTTACCTGTATATGCGGCACCAGCGTACCGGTCAGTGGTGGATTTCGGGCAGCGACAGTGCGGCATGGTTTTGGGATGAACTCAACCGCGCCGAACCATTGTTCGACACCGCGCTCTGCGATCCGGCGACCGATGCTGCCTACATTCTGCCGACGGGAGGGACCACGGGGCAAGCCAAAGCGGTCACGCTGAGCCATCGCAATCTGGTCGCCAACGCTTGGCAACAGTATTACTGGGCCGGGGCGCAGATCGGTCGCGAACGTTTGACCGGCGTGCTCCCCTTCTTTCACAGCTACGGATTGTCGACGACCGTACTCGGCGGTGCGGCGTTGGTTGCCACGATCGTACTTCACCATCGGTTCAACACCTATCGCACGATCGAGTTGATGCAACGCCATCGACCAACGGTCTTTCATGCGGTCCCCGCGATGTTGGTGGCGATGAACGAACAACTGCGGAAGCGGCCAGCGCGGCTCGATTCGATCAAGTGGGTGATCTCCGGCGGCGCCCCATTGCCCGAGGAAGTGGCCATCGAATTTGCCGAACACACCGGCGCATTGGTCGTGGAAGGTTATGGATTGAGCGAGGCGTCCCCCGTCACCCATGTTGGCCCGCTCAACGCGACCGCGCGGCACGGAACGATTGGGCTGCCTCTGCCCGATACCGACGCGCGAATCGTCGACCAGGAGACCGGTATGATCGATTTGCCGCGGGGGGAAGTGGGAGAACTGGTGGTTCGCGGTCCGCAGGTGATGCTCGGGTATTGGAACGATCCGGTCGAGACGCAGCATGCAATCCGCGACGGTTGGTTGTTCACCGGCGATCTCGCTCGGATCCGCGCCGACGGCTTGTATGAAATTCACGAACGCAAAAAGGATCTGATCATCACCTCGGGGTTTAACGTCTATCCGCGCGAGGTGGAACGCAAATTGCGTGCCTGTCCTGGTGTGCAGGATGCTGCGGTGGTCGGGGCCCCCGACGCGCAGCGTGGCGAAATCGTGAAAGCGTTTCTCGTCATGAAGAAGGGGGCTGCGTGGGACGTTGCGGCGTTGGAAGCCTATTGCCACCAGCATCTTGCGGCGCACAAACGGCCGCGGATTTTTGAACGTTGCGAACACGATCTGCCTCGGAATTTTCTGGGCAAGGTGCTGCGCCGCCATCTGCGCGAAGGAGACTTGAAATGA